A stretch of Hypnocyclicus thermotrophus DNA encodes these proteins:
- a CDS encoding CvpA family protein, translating into MYLDLLFIVILLIFALLSFKKGIIYEILSIFFLGLNIVISKQLTPIVYSKLNVSVDKGIANTIIYTLLFIAVYIVFGFILKLFRFVITKSVSGSLDKVLGMILGIIKGVIVSVFLLFIITFVAKYQENLEKQLDDSKIAKIYIKAQNVILPMIPKDISDTIKKYTDEKEIKKVLKEALDKRGK; encoded by the coding sequence ATGTATTTAGATCTATTATTTATTGTTATTTTATTGATTTTTGCATTACTTAGTTTCAAAAAAGGGATTATTTATGAGATATTATCGATATTTTTTTTGGGATTAAATATAGTAATATCAAAACAACTAACACCTATTGTATATTCAAAACTTAATGTTAGTGTTGACAAGGGAATAGCTAATACTATTATATATACTTTACTTTTTATAGCAGTATATATAGTATTTGGATTTATATTAAAATTATTTAGATTTGTTATAACTAAAAGTGTTAGTGGGAGTTTGGATAAAGTATTAGGAATGATACTTGGAATTATAAAAGGAGTAATTGTATCAGTATTTTTATTATTTATAATTACATTTGTAGCAAAATATCAAGAAAATTTAGAAAAACAATTAGATGATAGTAAAATAGCAAAAATATATATAAAAGCACAAAATGTTATTTTACCAATGATACCAAAAGATATATCAGACACAATAAAAAAATATACAGATGAAAAAGAGATAAAAAAAGTATTGAAAGAAGCACTTGATAAAAGGGGAAAATAA
- a CDS encoding LptF/LptG family permease, translating into MKLINKYIYKELTLPIIFGISLFTFIFLIDILVSMMENILVKSVPVLDVLELLSYTLPPIFAETIPMGVFLGIMITFSSLSTTSEIIAMESIGISLKKIIRPTFTLSFIIMCFVYFLYQSVIPRSGEKLIKISRKIAYTKPSVQLEEKIFVTGINDYNVYINHLEPEGTVADSLVIFKKEIDTIYPQVILAKKAKWENSKMYLKNATFYKVSSDGKISLKGKFEKQEVPINTFFGDFNTTIEKPENMSISDLLKKINNLKKQNKKTIKYELEMYKKLYTPSSILILSVLGVILSVNNNRTGKGASFGISILIIFIYITLINIFYMISQKGNIAPSIAMIIPNILLLLLTMFLYVKKARSR; encoded by the coding sequence ATGAAGCTAATTAATAAATACATATATAAAGAGCTTACATTACCAATCATTTTTGGAATCAGTTTGTTTACTTTTATTTTTTTAATAGATATTTTAGTAAGCATGATGGAAAATATATTAGTTAAAAGTGTGCCAGTACTAGATGTACTGGAACTTTTATCTTATACGTTACCACCTATTTTTGCAGAAACTATACCTATGGGCGTTTTTTTAGGTATAATGATAACGTTTAGTTCTTTATCAACAACAAGTGAAATAATAGCAATGGAATCAATTGGAATTAGTTTAAAAAAAATAATAAGACCGACATTTACTTTATCTTTTATTATTATGTGTTTTGTATATTTTTTATATCAGAGTGTAATACCGCGTTCTGGTGAAAAACTTATAAAGATATCTAGAAAAATTGCTTATACAAAACCTTCGGTGCAGTTAGAAGAAAAAATATTTGTTACTGGAATAAATGATTATAATGTTTATATAAATCATTTAGAACCAGAAGGAACAGTTGCAGATAGTTTGGTTATATTTAAAAAAGAAATAGATACTATTTATCCACAAGTAATTTTGGCAAAAAAAGCAAAATGGGAAAATTCTAAAATGTATTTAAAAAATGCAACCTTTTATAAAGTGAGCAGTGATGGGAAAATATCTTTAAAAGGAAAATTTGAAAAACAAGAAGTTCCAATTAATACTTTTTTTGGAGATTTTAATACAACAATAGAAAAACCCGAAAACATGAGTATTAGTGATCTTTTAAAAAAAATTAATAATTTAAAAAAACAAAATAAAAAAACAATTAAATACGAGCTTGAAATGTATAAAAAGTTATATACTCCTAGTTCGATTTTGATATTATCAGTACTTGGAGTAATATTATCTGTAAATAATAATAGAACTGGGAAAGGTGCAAGTTTTGGAATAAGTATATTAATAATTTTTATATATATAACTCTTATTAATATTTTTTATATGATATCGCAAAAAGGAAATATTGCACCAAGTATTGCGATGATTATTCCTAATATTTTACTTTTATTACTTACAATGTTTTTATATGTAAAAAAAGCTAGGAGTAGATAG
- a CDS encoding class I SAM-dependent rRNA methyltransferase codes for MATRVILNKNKDKKIKNFYPNVFKDEVKAVMGKYNIGDIVNVCDEKLNFIGKGYINNNTNILVRVLTTKDEDINYEFFYKKIKEAYKKRTYLKKETNSKRIFFAEADGIPGFIADDFDGYLSVQFRNEGIEKYKDIIIKAILEIVKPKGIYERSDVENRVIEGVGEQTGIIYGEIPDKIIMEDNDLRYIVDIINGQKTGFFLDQRESRKFIRRYLNKETKFLDVFSSSGGFSIAALKEGCQKVVAIDKDKYALKLCHENYNLNKFKNEFKTIEGDAFEVLKDIVKSGEQYDVITLDPPSLIKKKTERKKGREFFYNLCLDSFKIIKNGGIVGIITCAYNITLQDLIETSRMAASENEQILEVLGVNYQPNDHPWILHIPETLYLKCLWVRVYKK; via the coding sequence ATGGCTACAAGAGTAATACTAAATAAAAATAAAGATAAAAAAATTAAAAATTTTTATCCAAATGTATTTAAAGATGAAGTAAAAGCAGTAATGGGGAAATATAATATTGGTGATATAGTTAATGTATGTGATGAGAAATTAAATTTTATAGGGAAAGGATATATTAACAACAATACAAATATTTTAGTTAGAGTATTAACAACAAAAGATGAAGATATAAATTATGAATTTTTTTATAAAAAAATTAAAGAAGCATATAAAAAAAGAACATATTTAAAAAAAGAAACAAATTCAAAAAGAATATTTTTTGCAGAAGCAGATGGAATTCCAGGATTCATAGCTGATGATTTTGATGGTTATTTATCAGTTCAATTTAGAAATGAAGGAATAGAAAAATATAAAGATATTATAATAAAAGCTATTTTAGAAATAGTAAAACCTAAAGGAATTTATGAACGATCAGATGTAGAAAATAGAGTAATTGAAGGTGTTGGTGAGCAAACAGGAATTATTTATGGAGAAATACCAGATAAAATTATAATGGAAGACAATGATTTGAGATATATAGTAGATATAATAAATGGTCAAAAAACAGGATTTTTCTTAGATCAAAGAGAATCAAGAAAATTTATAAGAAGATATTTAAATAAAGAAACTAAATTTTTAGATGTTTTTTCATCTAGTGGTGGATTTTCTATTGCAGCTTTAAAAGAAGGATGTCAAAAAGTAGTAGCAATAGATAAAGATAAATATGCATTGAAGTTATGTCATGAAAATTATAATTTAAATAAATTTAAAAATGAATTTAAAACTATTGAAGGAGATGCATTTGAAGTTTTAAAAGATATTGTAAAAAGTGGAGAACAATATGATGTAATTACATTAGATCCCCCATCTCTTATAAAAAAGAAAACAGAAAGAAAAAAAGGAAGAGAGTTTTTTTACAACTTATGTTTAGATAGTTTTAAAATTATAAAAAATGGAGGTATAGTAGGGATAATAACATGTGCATATAATATTACTTTACAAGACTTAATAGAAACGAGTAGAATGGCGGCATCAGAAAATGAACAAATATTAGAGGTGTTGGGAGTAAATTATCAACCAAACGATCATCCATGGATTCTTCATATACCAGAAACTTTATATTTAAAATGTTTGTGGGTAAGAGTATATAAAAAATAG